A single Fusobacterium hominis DNA region contains:
- the pncA gene encoding bifunctional nicotinamidase/pyrazinamidase has translation MKALILVDLQCDFCKDGALEVKNGDMVIEVANKMIEVFEKNNNFIIATKDWHPKEHKSFAINSNSKIGEVGTLNGLTQVFWPVHCVQNEKGSSFHPQLLPVKNVVYKGTDIHVDSYSAFFDNGKIHKTELDSILRANDIDTLYVMGLATDYCVKFTVLDALSLGYKVYVIYDGCKGVNISKCDSDKAFQEMKDSGAIIIFSDELV, from the coding sequence ATGAAAGCCCTTATTCTTGTTGATTTGCAATGTGATTTTTGTAAAGATGGAGCTTTAGAAGTAAAAAATGGGGATATGGTTATTGAGGTTGCTAATAAAATGATTGAAGTTTTTGAAAAAAATAACAATTTTATAATTGCAACTAAAGATTGGCACCCTAAAGAACATAAAAGTTTTGCTATTAATTCTAATAGTAAAATTGGTGAAGTTGGAACGTTAAATGGACTTACTCAAGTATTTTGGCCCGTTCATTGTGTACAAAATGAAAAAGGAAGTTCTTTTCACCCACAACTTTTACCTGTAAAAAATGTAGTATATAAAGGAACTGATATTCACGTAGATTCATACAGTGCTTTTTTTGATAATGGAAAAATACATAAAACAGAACTAGATTCAATTTTAAGAGCAAATGATATAGACACTTTATACGTAATGGGACTAGCTACAGATTATTGTGTTAAATTTACAGTTTTAGATGCTCTGTCTCTTGGATATAAAGTTTATGTAATTTATGATGGCTGTAAAGGTGTAAACATCTCAAAATGTGATTCTGATAAAGCTTTTCAAGAGATGAAAGATAGCGGAGCTATAATTATTTTTAGTGATGAATTAGTATAA
- the rpsB gene encoding 30S ribosomal protein S2 has translation MAVITMKQLLEAGVHFGHQAKRWNPKMAKYIFTERNGIHVIDLHKSLKKIEEAYAVMREIAENGGKVLFVGTKKQAQEAIKEQAERSGMYYVNNRWLGGMLTNFSTIKKRIERLKELEKMEADGTLDTSYTKKEAANFRKELAKLSKNLGGIKDMEDVPAAIFIVDCKKETLAIKEASDLGIPVFAMIDTNVDPDLITYPIPANDDAIRSVKLISSVIANAIIEGNQGKEVAAVEEVTTEVIEEVAE, from the coding sequence ATGGCAGTAATAACAATGAAACAATTATTAGAAGCTGGAGTTCACTTTGGACACCAAGCAAAAAGATGGAACCCAAAAATGGCTAAGTACATCTTCACAGAAAGAAACGGGATTCATGTAATCGACTTACACAAATCTTTAAAGAAAATCGAAGAAGCTTACGCAGTAATGAGAGAAATAGCTGAAAACGGTGGAAAAGTTCTATTCGTAGGAACTAAAAAACAAGCTCAAGAAGCTATAAAAGAACAAGCTGAAAGATCAGGAATGTACTACGTAAACAACAGATGGTTAGGAGGAATGTTAACAAACTTCTCTACTATCAAAAAAAGAATCGAAAGATTAAAAGAATTAGAAAAAATGGAAGCTGACGGTACTTTAGATACTTCTTACACTAAAAAAGAAGCAGCTAACTTCAGAAAAGAATTAGCTAAATTATCTAAAAACCTTGGTGGAATTAAAGATATGGAAGATGTTCCAGCAGCTATATTTATTGTAGACTGTAAAAAGGAAACTCTTGCAATAAAAGAAGCTTCAGACTTAGGAATTCCTGTATTTGCTATGATAGATACTAACGTAGATCCAGACTTAATCACTTACCCAATTCCTGCAAATGATGATGCTATAAGATCAGTAAAATTAATCTCATCTGTAATTGCTAATGCAATTATCGAAGGAAACCAAGGTAAAGAAGTAGCTGCAGTAGAAGAAGTAACTACTGAAGTTATAGAAGAAGTAGCTGAATAA